In a genomic window of Planctomycetaceae bacterium:
- a CDS encoding aminopeptidase produces ELPVSLRNASRRMKDPRISRLAETLLDHSCQLSAGQVVLIEAFDLPDPALVCSLVDGAYQRGALPLVSWKSNAVLRSLYLGATEEAMTLAGELESAAMERADAYIGIRGTANSTEFADVPAERMDLFSKHWWQPVHIHIRVPETRWVVLRYPTPSMAQSANSSTEQFEDFFFDVCTADYAKMAEDLKPLVARMEAADQVRITSPGTDLTFSIRDIPVVPCSGECNIPDGECFTAPVRDSVNGTIRFNTRSRYQGVVFDGIEFELKDGKIVRATCQNEHDRLNRILDSDEGARYVGEWSFGTNNRILHPMLDTLFDEKIGGSFHFTPGNAYDEADNGNRSMVHWDLVLIQRPDYGGGEILFDGELLRKDGRFVPDDLQPLNAGLPE; encoded by the coding sequence GAGCTGCCGGTCTCGCTCCGAAACGCTTCGCGTCGCATGAAAGATCCTCGAATTTCCCGGCTGGCGGAAACGCTGCTGGATCACAGTTGCCAGCTGTCCGCCGGTCAGGTCGTGTTGATTGAGGCGTTTGATCTGCCGGATCCTGCTCTGGTCTGCAGTCTGGTGGATGGCGCCTATCAGCGCGGCGCATTGCCGCTGGTGTCCTGGAAAAGCAATGCTGTCCTGCGCAGCCTGTACCTTGGCGCCACCGAGGAAGCCATGACGCTGGCCGGCGAACTGGAATCGGCGGCGATGGAGCGGGCTGACGCTTACATCGGAATTCGGGGCACCGCCAATTCCACCGAATTCGCGGACGTCCCCGCCGAAAGGATGGACCTGTTTTCAAAGCACTGGTGGCAGCCGGTGCATATTCATATTCGAGTCCCCGAAACTCGCTGGGTTGTACTGCGTTATCCGACGCCGTCGATGGCTCAGTCGGCGAATTCCAGCACGGAACAGTTCGAAGACTTCTTCTTCGACGTCTGCACCGCGGACTACGCAAAAATGGCGGAAGATCTGAAACCGCTGGTGGCCCGCATGGAAGCCGCTGACCAGGTGCGCATTACGTCGCCCGGTACGGATCTGACGTTTTCCATCCGCGACATTCCCGTCGTTCCGTGTTCCGGAGAATGCAACATTCCGGACGGCGAATGTTTCACAGCGCCCGTGAGAGACAGCGTCAACGGAACGATTCGATTCAACACCCGGTCGCGGTATCAGGGCGTCGTGTTTGACGGAATTGAATTCGAACTGAAGGACGGGAAGATCGTCAGGGCGACGTGCCAGAACGAACACGACCGGCTGAATCGAATTCTGGATTCGGACGAAGGTGCCCGCTACGTGGGTGAATGGTCATTCGGGACGAACAACCGAATTCTGCACCCGATGCTGGACACGCTGTTCGACGAAAAGATCGGCGGATCGTTCCACTTCACTCCCGGCAATGCGTACGACGAAGCCGACAATGGAAACCGCAGCATGGTTCATTGGGACCTGGTGCTGATTCAGCGGCCGGATTATGGCGGCGGCGAGATCCTGTTTGACGGCGAATTGCTGCGTAAGGATGGCCGCTTTGTTCCCGATGATCTTCAGCCGCTGAACGCGGGTCTGCCGGAATAG
- a CDS encoding serine/threonine protein kinase: MANFDDTQIQGDDEREGSRRLSMEDKAPPAEIEGYSVMRRLGTGAYGTVWLAREDHTGRMVAIKYYPHRRGLNWSLLNREVEKLATLYASRNIVRLLDVGWNAEPPYYVMEFVENGSLGAYLAGGPVGVDEAIRICRQVCDALVEAHGAGVLHCDLKPDNVLLDAQFHVRLCDFGQSRMSHEQSPALGTLYYMAPEQADLNAVPDARWDVYAVGALLYHMLTGQPPYREPEIQRQLESTGSLLERLELYQQIIRNAPPPSLHQKVRGVDNRLAGLVDRCLAVDPAMRLPNAQAIIDELDARERHRARRPLLLLGVLGPILLMAAMVPIFVNALQNNLETMARKLVERALESDALSAGIQARGLQDQLELRLDELDAIANDDEFVGTLESLMQRPSEEIAAEMTRLHLAAPADLPDWLRELDEAHDRADAANRHRDRSLDTSWFLTDARGTQIWRRPYSPKTIGGNFSYRDYFHGRNLEYEEGNVPDDVLPIQSPHVSIAFRSEATNRYMVALSVPVRSSSGEVIGIFARTAHLGDLQDHLGKQIQGTRTEADTVNRIIALADVRTGRLLDHPWLTPEVLKRSEEEAKKLFSRLQMRDSDIDAARAEIAKRAGFPPETDESEDGSVDAAAGNPRSTPYVTLPDYQDPVGALDEPAAGDFRGPWMAAMAAMEIETTPWLVIVQENRDAALLPVREMAARATRQAWLAVAASFAMMAAVWVFVWRALSREKPGVPLKRPPEIDS; the protein is encoded by the coding sequence TTGGCGAACTTCGACGACACACAAATTCAGGGTGACGATGAACGGGAAGGTTCGCGTCGCCTGAGCATGGAGGACAAGGCTCCGCCGGCTGAAATTGAGGGCTATTCCGTGATGCGCCGGCTGGGCACCGGAGCCTACGGAACGGTCTGGCTGGCTCGCGAGGATCACACCGGCCGGATGGTGGCGATCAAGTACTATCCGCATCGCCGGGGGCTGAACTGGTCGCTGCTGAATCGCGAAGTCGAAAAGCTGGCGACTCTGTACGCGTCGCGAAACATCGTGCGGCTGCTGGATGTCGGCTGGAATGCCGAGCCGCCGTACTACGTGATGGAGTTCGTCGAAAACGGTTCTCTGGGAGCCTACCTTGCCGGCGGGCCGGTCGGTGTCGACGAAGCGATTCGCATCTGTCGCCAGGTCTGCGACGCACTTGTGGAAGCTCACGGCGCCGGAGTGCTGCACTGCGATCTGAAGCCTGACAACGTGCTACTGGACGCACAGTTTCACGTTCGACTCTGCGACTTCGGCCAGTCGCGCATGTCGCACGAACAGAGTCCGGCTTTGGGAACGCTGTACTATATGGCTCCCGAACAGGCCGATCTGAACGCCGTCCCGGACGCCCGCTGGGACGTGTATGCCGTTGGGGCACTGCTGTATCACATGCTGACCGGACAGCCGCCGTATCGCGAACCGGAAATCCAGCGGCAACTGGAATCCACCGGTTCGCTGCTGGAACGGCTGGAGCTGTATCAGCAGATCATCCGGAATGCCCCTCCGCCATCGCTGCATCAAAAGGTGCGCGGTGTGGACAATCGCCTGGCCGGACTGGTCGACCGGTGCCTCGCCGTTGATCCGGCGATGCGGCTGCCGAACGCTCAGGCCATCATCGACGAACTCGATGCCCGCGAACGTCACCGGGCTCGCCGGCCCCTGCTGCTGCTGGGCGTCCTCGGTCCGATTCTGCTGATGGCGGCCATGGTCCCGATCTTCGTGAATGCGCTGCAGAACAACCTGGAGACCATGGCGCGCAAGCTGGTGGAACGGGCGCTGGAAAGCGACGCATTGTCTGCCGGAATTCAGGCGCGAGGGCTGCAGGATCAGCTTGAGCTGCGCCTGGATGAACTGGATGCGATCGCCAACGACGACGAGTTTGTGGGAACACTGGAATCGCTGATGCAGCGGCCGTCGGAGGAAATCGCCGCGGAGATGACAAGGCTGCATCTGGCCGCACCTGCCGATCTGCCGGACTGGCTGCGCGAACTCGATGAAGCGCACGACCGCGCGGATGCGGCCAATCGGCACCGCGACAGAAGTCTGGACACAAGCTGGTTTCTGACCGACGCTCGTGGCACACAGATCTGGCGGCGTCCCTACAGCCCGAAAACGATCGGCGGCAATTTTTCCTACCGCGACTATTTTCACGGACGAAATCTGGAATACGAAGAGGGAAACGTGCCGGATGATGTCCTGCCGATTCAGTCGCCTCATGTGTCGATCGCATTTCGCAGCGAAGCAACGAACCGCTACATGGTGGCGCTTAGTGTTCCCGTTCGGTCGTCGTCCGGAGAAGTCATCGGCATCTTCGCGCGGACGGCACATCTGGGAGACCTGCAGGATCACCTGGGAAAACAGATTCAGGGAACCAGGACCGAGGCCGATACCGTCAATCGAATCATCGCTCTGGCAGACGTTCGAACGGGAAGGCTGCTGGATCATCCGTGGCTGACACCGGAGGTTCTGAAACGCAGCGAAGAAGAAGCGAAGAAGCTGTTTTCCCGCCTGCAGATGCGTGATTCCGATATCGATGCGGCTCGGGCGGAGATCGCAAAGAGGGCTGGCTTCCCGCCGGAAACGGACGAAAGCGAAGATGGCAGCGTCGATGCTGCTGCCGGGAATCCGCGATCCACGCCGTATGTCACTCTGCCGGATTATCAGGATCCGGTTGGCGCCCTGGACGAACCTGCCGCCGGTGACTTTCGCGGCCCCTGGATGGCCGCGATGGCGGCCATGGAAATCGAAACGACGCCGTGGCTGGTGATCGTGCAGGAAAATCGCGATGCCGCGCTGTTGCCGGTTCGGGAAATGGCCGCGCGAGCCACGCGACAGGCGTGGCTGGCGGTCGCGGCCAGTTTCGCCATGATGGCTGCCGTCTGGGTGTTTGTGTGGCGCGCCCTGTCCCGCGAAAAGCCGGGTGTGCCTCTGAAGCGACCGCCGGAGATCGATTCCTGA
- a CDS encoding rhomboid family intramembrane serine protease yields MLLPLTTDAPIYHLPIATVGLIVANFVCFFANGSGIDDVDHAWILHFGTINPLEWLTNMFSHADAVHLVGNMYFLWTFGFVVEGKLGWFRMLKLYLLIGITQSALVQFIMYIPGGTGALGASSAIMGLMAVCLVWAPKNEFSVLMFFLYRVFWFDVTIMWLSVWYLFWDSLSWLFMGFSMSTPALHLSGALVGFALGVLYVKKDWVDCENWDLFAVLKGTYGRFGDPSTTVGSHADPALLFGKEVDVSDIRVAEFSDDSRPRIRHDDRQELRRIERLIDAGHALDASESLMLLRLTASDALLDEIRLKRLATGLIRANAIDESEIALEEYVRRFPESAAWARLKIAQILLVERQRPAAALRSLKQIRLSQLSEDQQILAKKVAAEAKRQVKAGVEDTEEEW; encoded by the coding sequence ATGTTGCTACCGCTGACGACCGACGCGCCTATCTATCATCTGCCGATTGCGACGGTCGGACTGATCGTGGCCAATTTCGTCTGCTTCTTCGCCAATGGCAGCGGCATCGATGATGTCGATCATGCCTGGATCCTGCACTTCGGCACGATCAACCCGCTGGAATGGCTGACGAACATGTTCTCGCACGCCGATGCGGTCCACCTGGTGGGAAACATGTACTTCCTGTGGACGTTCGGGTTCGTTGTGGAGGGCAAGCTTGGCTGGTTTCGAATGCTGAAGCTGTACCTGCTGATCGGGATCACTCAGTCAGCGCTGGTGCAGTTCATCATGTACATCCCCGGCGGAACGGGAGCACTGGGCGCTTCGTCGGCGATCATGGGACTGATGGCCGTCTGCCTCGTCTGGGCGCCAAAGAACGAGTTCAGCGTGCTGATGTTTTTCCTGTACCGCGTGTTCTGGTTCGACGTCACCATCATGTGGCTTTCGGTCTGGTACCTGTTCTGGGACAGCCTGAGCTGGCTGTTTATGGGCTTTTCCATGAGCACGCCGGCGCTGCATCTGTCGGGAGCGCTGGTGGGATTCGCCCTGGGAGTCCTGTATGTGAAGAAGGACTGGGTCGACTGCGAGAACTGGGACTTGTTTGCCGTGCTGAAGGGAACGTATGGCCGGTTCGGCGATCCCTCAACGACCGTCGGCAGCCACGCGGATCCGGCGTTGCTGTTCGGAAAGGAAGTTGACGTATCGGATATTCGCGTCGCGGAATTCTCCGACGATTCCAGGCCGCGAATTCGTCATGACGATCGCCAAGAACTGCGCCGAATTGAACGGCTGATCGATGCCGGCCACGCTCTGGACGCTTCCGAATCGCTGATGTTGCTGCGGCTGACAGCGTCCGATGCGCTGCTGGACGAAATCCGTCTGAAACGCCTGGCGACGGGCCTGATCCGGGCGAATGCCATCGACGAATCCGAGATTGCTCTCGAAGAGTACGTGAGACGGTTTCCGGAATCCGCCGCCTGGGCTCGGCTGAAGATCGCTCAGATCCTGCTGGTCGAGCGACAACGTCCGGCGGCGGCGCTGCGGTCGCTGAAACAGATTCGACTTTCGCAGCTTTCCGAAGATCAGCAGATCCTGGCAAAGAAAGTTGCCGCGGAAGCCAAACGTCAGGTCAAAGCCGGAGTCGAAGATACCGAAGAAGAATGGTGA
- a CDS encoding crosslink repair DNA glycosylase YcaQ family protein, with translation MAATAEQSALDTFHDCTRDWFIASFGQPTRVQAQAWPAIANRENALLLAPTGSGKTLAAFLAAIDRMFFRNLSEEAEASQTGVRVVYVSPLKALGVDVDRNLRAPIAGLRHFAERHDVPHHVPSVAVRSGDTPQRERALIVRQPPDILITTPESLYLMLTSRAAVVLASVETVIVDEIHAMAGTKRGAHLFVTLERLERLRATSSAHATSFQPPPSFPHPPSFPRRREPSAPATLQRIGLSATQRPLEEIARLLGGGSACADPDVSPTPRRVTIIDASERRRFDLTVEMPAEEQETVDERTRPGARLRGTDVASASADYTDVPNGPAGSASSIPSVWPSIHPRLVELIRANRSTMIFANSRRLAERLASAINELAGEELALAHHGSISKDTRLVIEDRLKRGDLPAIVATSSMELGIDMGAVDLVIQIEAPPTIASGTQRIGRAGHQVGAISTGVIFPKYKGDLLACSAATGAMMDGWVEETHYPRNPIDILAQQIVAVVARETIAVDDLYSLMRGAAPFFDLPRSSFEGVLDLLSGRYPSDEFSELRPRINWDRNNNTVSGRRGAQRLAILNGGTIPDRGLYGVFLIGDGGESGGRVGELDEEMVFECRPGDVFLLGASSWRVMDITRDRVLVVPAPGEPGRMPFWKGDSPGRPREFGQAIGRLARELTTESRQTAVDRLTIDHGLQPSAANSLLDYLNDQIEATGELPSDAAIVVESFPDEVGDWRLVILSPFGARVHAPWAMLVAARLREATDTEVDVVWTDDGILFRVPEAGDLPEPDFFFPEPDEVEDELIRHLGDTALFAAKFRENAGRSLLLPRRSPGRRTPLWLQRRKSGDLLKVAARYREFPILMETYRECLRDVFDVSGLVSLLRDVKSGTISVKSVRRQSPSPFASAALFSFVGNFVYEGDAPLAARRAASLTLDHTRLRELLGTVNFRELFDPVVVAELLRELQRIPFRCDQQDFDNGDGAPASPNSFENESGSTLRFPLRDADDVHGLLLDLGPLSVDEIRLRAGGAIEPGTRHLDDWRDELVTARRIFPAQIAGEERFAAAEDASRLRDALNVQIPHVLADAFRQPVAEPLIDLVSRYARSHTPFTAIDVAARFGLDVGRVLDALAELSSRDRVVEGEFLQGGDGREWCDRNVLRTLKRRSLAAIRRQVEAVDTTALARFLPVWHGITRPRRGLDGLLDAIEQLQGIPLPASSLENEILPARVTGFRTADLDELCVAGEVIWQGFDSTGNHDGRVALYLTDSFPLLSPAIEPLVDDSADRLRTLLADRGALFFEQICGELRGFPNDVLDVLWRLVWNGEITNDTLTPLRSLRAGRASGRRSERGSRRMFRSRRQNHLAGSEGRWTLPEAARAVHSQAAVTAPSVTERQAAIAAQLIQRHGIVTKNMLSREHIAGGFAGLYPVLKAMEEAGRVRRGYFVAGLGAAQFAAVGADDRLRSQREPDVSPEPSEPLVLAATDPANPWAAFCRGPKRKKRPVRSESPERR, from the coding sequence ATGGCGGCGACAGCAGAGCAATCAGCGCTGGACACGTTTCACGATTGCACGCGCGACTGGTTCATCGCTTCCTTCGGTCAACCGACCCGTGTTCAGGCCCAGGCCTGGCCGGCGATCGCCAACCGCGAAAACGCCCTGCTGTTGGCTCCCACGGGTTCCGGAAAAACGCTGGCCGCGTTTCTGGCGGCGATTGACCGGATGTTCTTCCGGAATCTTTCGGAAGAAGCCGAAGCTTCGCAAACCGGCGTTCGCGTGGTGTACGTGTCTCCTCTGAAGGCTCTGGGTGTTGACGTTGATCGCAACCTTCGAGCACCCATTGCCGGATTGCGGCACTTCGCAGAGCGTCATGACGTACCGCACCACGTCCCGTCGGTTGCTGTTCGTTCCGGCGATACGCCGCAGCGAGAACGAGCGCTGATCGTTCGGCAGCCTCCCGACATTCTGATCACGACGCCGGAGTCCCTGTATCTGATGCTGACATCCAGGGCGGCGGTGGTGCTGGCCAGCGTCGAAACGGTAATCGTCGACGAAATTCACGCGATGGCCGGCACAAAACGCGGCGCGCACCTGTTCGTCACGCTGGAACGACTGGAACGGTTGCGAGCGACATCATCCGCCCACGCCACGTCATTCCAACCTCCTCCGTCATTCCCGCATCCTCCGTCATTCCCGCGCAGGCGGGAACCCAGTGCTCCCGCGACACTGCAGCGCATCGGTCTGTCCGCCACTCAGCGACCGCTCGAAGAAATCGCCCGGCTGCTCGGTGGAGGAAGTGCGTGCGCCGATCCGGATGTTTCACCGACGCCGCGTCGCGTCACCATCATCGACGCGTCCGAACGTCGCCGGTTTGATCTCACGGTGGAAATGCCGGCGGAAGAACAGGAAACGGTCGACGAGAGAACGCGACCGGGTGCCCGCCTGCGCGGGACTGACGTAGCGAGTGCTTCCGCTGATTACACCGACGTCCCGAACGGCCCCGCCGGCTCGGCGTCGTCGATCCCGTCGGTCTGGCCGTCGATTCATCCGCGGCTTGTGGAACTCATCCGCGCCAACCGGTCGACGATGATCTTCGCCAACAGTCGTCGTCTGGCCGAACGGCTGGCCAGCGCGATCAACGAACTTGCCGGAGAAGAACTTGCTCTGGCCCATCACGGTTCCATTTCGAAGGACACACGGCTGGTCATCGAAGACCGCCTGAAGCGAGGCGATCTGCCGGCGATTGTGGCTACGTCGTCAATGGAACTGGGTATTGACATGGGTGCCGTCGACCTGGTCATTCAGATTGAAGCGCCGCCGACGATTGCGTCCGGCACGCAGCGAATCGGCCGCGCCGGGCATCAGGTCGGTGCGATTTCAACGGGAGTCATCTTTCCCAAGTATAAGGGCGACCTGCTGGCCTGCAGTGCCGCCACCGGCGCGATGATGGATGGGTGGGTCGAAGAAACTCATTACCCGCGAAACCCGATCGACATTCTTGCGCAGCAGATCGTTGCCGTTGTGGCGCGGGAGACGATCGCTGTCGATGACCTGTACTCGCTGATGCGCGGGGCGGCTCCGTTTTTCGACCTGCCGCGATCTTCGTTCGAAGGAGTGCTTGATCTGTTGTCGGGCCGATACCCCAGCGACGAGTTTTCCGAACTGCGTCCGCGCATCAACTGGGATCGCAACAACAACACGGTTTCCGGTCGGCGGGGTGCTCAGCGGCTGGCGATTCTGAACGGCGGCACGATACCCGATCGGGGCTTATACGGCGTCTTCCTGATCGGCGACGGCGGCGAAAGCGGCGGCCGGGTCGGTGAGCTGGACGAAGAAATGGTCTTTGAGTGCCGGCCGGGCGACGTGTTCCTGCTGGGAGCGTCGTCCTGGCGCGTCATGGACATTACTCGCGATCGCGTGCTTGTTGTGCCGGCGCCGGGTGAGCCCGGACGCATGCCGTTCTGGAAGGGCGATAGTCCCGGTCGGCCGCGGGAATTCGGCCAGGCCATCGGGCGACTCGCTCGCGAACTGACGACCGAGAGCCGTCAGACTGCCGTCGATCGGCTGACGATCGATCATGGTCTGCAGCCGTCCGCCGCGAACAGCCTGCTCGATTATCTGAATGACCAGATCGAAGCGACCGGTGAACTTCCGTCGGACGCGGCGATCGTCGTCGAAAGTTTTCCTGACGAAGTCGGCGACTGGCGGCTGGTGATCCTGTCTCCGTTCGGAGCCCGTGTGCATGCTCCGTGGGCGATGCTGGTGGCGGCCAGGCTGCGAGAAGCGACCGACACCGAAGTTGATGTCGTCTGGACCGACGACGGAATTCTGTTTCGTGTTCCCGAAGCCGGTGATCTTCCCGAGCCGGACTTTTTCTTTCCCGAACCGGATGAAGTCGAAGATGAGCTGATTCGGCATTTGGGCGACACGGCATTGTTCGCGGCGAAGTTTCGGGAAAACGCGGGACGATCGCTGTTGCTGCCTCGCCGCAGTCCGGGCCGTCGCACTCCCCTCTGGCTGCAGCGGCGCAAGTCCGGCGATCTGTTGAAAGTCGCTGCCAGGTATCGGGAATTTCCCATTCTGATGGAAACCTACCGCGAATGCCTGCGCGACGTGTTTGACGTCAGCGGTCTGGTTTCGCTGTTGCGGGATGTGAAGTCGGGCACGATCAGCGTGAAGTCGGTTCGCCGGCAGTCTCCGTCGCCGTTTGCCTCCGCGGCGCTGTTTTCGTTTGTCGGCAACTTTGTTTATGAGGGCGATGCGCCATTGGCCGCACGCCGCGCCGCGTCGCTGACTCTGGACCACACCAGACTGCGCGAACTGCTCGGGACCGTGAACTTCCGCGAGCTGTTCGATCCCGTCGTCGTGGCAGAGTTGCTGCGGGAACTGCAGCGGATCCCGTTTCGTTGCGATCAACAGGACTTCGATAACGGCGACGGGGCACCTGCGTCACCGAATTCGTTCGAGAACGAATCCGGCTCGACGCTGCGATTCCCGCTTCGCGACGCCGACGATGTGCATGGCCTGCTGCTGGATCTCGGGCCGTTGTCTGTTGATGAAATCCGTCTGCGCGCAGGTGGTGCGATCGAACCTGGCACCCGTCACCTGGATGACTGGCGGGACGAACTTGTCACCGCGCGGCGGATCTTTCCGGCACAGATCGCCGGTGAAGAACGATTTGCGGCTGCCGAAGATGCCTCGCGGCTGCGTGACGCGCTGAACGTGCAGATCCCGCACGTCCTCGCGGATGCATTCCGGCAGCCGGTGGCTGAGCCACTGATCGACCTGGTGTCGCGATATGCAAGAAGTCACACACCGTTCACCGCGATCGACGTTGCTGCGCGCTTCGGGCTGGACGTCGGACGAGTGCTTGATGCGCTGGCAGAACTGTCTTCGCGCGACCGCGTCGTGGAAGGCGAGTTTCTTCAGGGTGGCGACGGTCGCGAATGGTGCGACCGGAACGTACTGCGAACACTCAAGCGCAGAAGTCTCGCCGCAATTCGCCGCCAGGTCGAAGCCGTTGATACCACGGCACTGGCACGCTTCCTTCCGGTCTGGCACGGCATCACGCGACCTCGCCGCGGACTGGATGGTCTGCTGGATGCGATCGAACAGCTTCAGGGAATTCCGCTGCCGGCGTCGTCGCTCGAAAACGAAATTCTGCCCGCGCGAGTCACGGGCTTCCGGACGGCCGACCTGGACGAATTGTGCGTCGCCGGAGAAGTGATCTGGCAGGGATTCGATTCCACCGGAAACCACGACGGACGCGTTGCGCTGTATCTCACGGACAGTTTTCCGCTGCTTTCTCCGGCGATCGAACCACTGGTCGATGACTCCGCCGACCGGCTGAGAACGCTGCTGGCGGATCGCGGAGCACTCTTCTTCGAACAGATCTGCGGTGAACTTCGCGGCTTCCCGAATGACGTGCTGGACGTGTTGTGGCGACTGGTCTGGAACGGGGAAATCACAAACGACACGCTTACGCCACTGCGATCACTGCGCGCCGGACGTGCTTCCGGTCGGCGGTCGGAACGCGGCAGCCGGCGGATGTTCCGGTCTCGCAGGCAGAATCATCTGGCCGGTTCCGAAGGACGCTGGACGCTGCCGGAAGCCGCTCGCGCGGTGCATTCACAGGCTGCGGTCACTGCGCCTTCAGTCACCGAACGTCAGGCCGCCATCGCAGCGCAGTTGATTCAGCGTCACGGGATCGTCACGAAGAATATGCTGTCGCGCGAACACATCGCCGGTGGATTCGCCGGCTTGTATCCCGTGCTGAAGGCGATGGAAGAAGCCGGCCGGGTTCGTCGCGGCTACTTTGTGGCCGGACTGGGCGCCGCTCAGTTTGCCGCTGTCGGAGCGGATGACCGGCTTCGTTCTCAGCGAGAACCCGACGTGTCGCCAGAACCATCCGAACCCTTGGTTCTGGCGGCGACTGATCCGGCAAATCCGTGGGCAGCGTTCTGTCGTGGCCCGAAACGAAAGAAGCGGCCCGTCCGCAGCGAGTCGCCGGAGCGAAGGTGA
- a CDS encoding DUF1559 domain-containing protein — protein MNDNPYAMPDAATDPRPARTLGGLLLKFFAVAGILVVLAAFLLPSVRRNRELTRRVQCKHNLKQIGLAMHNYADVYGTLPPAYTVDENGRPLHSWRTLLLPYMEQQELYRSIDLSKPWDDPLNEKARQTPVPVYVCPSAEMPPNSAIYLVVVGQETCFPAPDCRAFSEITDGTSNSLMVTEVSPDDAVPWMAPRDIDSDYFMNIGPNTQHSHVGGFQIVLADGSVRFLSDTTAPETLRALLTVAGGETIGEY, from the coding sequence ATGAATGACAACCCATATGCCATGCCCGATGCGGCCACTGATCCGCGACCCGCAAGAACTCTGGGTGGTTTGCTGCTGAAATTCTTTGCCGTCGCCGGAATCCTGGTGGTGCTGGCAGCATTCCTGCTGCCCAGTGTTCGCAGAAACCGGGAGCTTACGCGGCGCGTGCAGTGCAAGCACAACCTAAAACAGATCGGGCTGGCGATGCACAACTACGCCGACGTCTATGGCACGTTGCCGCCTGCGTATACGGTCGACGAAAATGGCAGGCCGCTGCACAGTTGGCGAACTCTGCTGCTGCCGTACATGGAACAACAAGAGCTATACCGTTCCATCGATCTGTCGAAACCGTGGGATGATCCGTTGAACGAAAAGGCGCGGCAGACCCCCGTGCCGGTGTATGTCTGCCCGTCAGCGGAAATGCCGCCGAATTCGGCGATTTATCTGGTCGTCGTGGGGCAGGAAACGTGCTTTCCGGCACCCGATTGCCGGGCGTTCTCCGAAATCACCGACGGCACGTCCAATTCGCTGATGGTGACGGAAGTCTCACCGGACGACGCCGTTCCATGGATGGCACCCCGCGATATCGACTCCGACTATTTCATGAACATCGGCCCAAATACGCAACACTCGCATGTTGGCGGATTCCAAATCGTATTGGCTGACGGAAGCGTACGATTTCTGAGTGACACGACGGCACCAGAAACCCTGCGCGCCCTTTTGACAGTGGCGGGTGGTGAGACAATCGGCGAGTATTAG
- a CDS encoding DUF2306 domain-containing protein — translation MPSPRLPSAWQILTAVTALLIAKVTVSIVMNYGDYLPADFDTGFLQGRRSYFWGAYSWAFYTHIVSGPCSLLLGLLLLSKSLRLRAPAWHRRLGRIQVANVALLLTPSGLWMARYAETGAVAGTGFGVLALLTGTCAVVGWKSAVSRRFAEHRRWMTRCFMLLCAAVVLRLQAGLATVTEFDADWLYPFAAWTSWLVPLLINELIQKSPRRPLRSWIR, via the coding sequence ATGCCGAGTCCCCGCCTTCCATCCGCATGGCAGATTCTGACGGCGGTCACCGCGCTGCTGATTGCCAAAGTCACCGTCAGCATCGTAATGAACTATGGCGACTACTTGCCCGCCGATTTCGACACCGGATTTCTGCAGGGTCGAAGGTCGTATTTTTGGGGCGCCTATTCATGGGCGTTCTACACCCACATCGTTTCCGGACCATGTTCGCTGTTGCTGGGATTGCTGCTGCTCAGCAAGTCGCTTCGCCTGCGGGCTCCGGCATGGCATCGGCGGCTGGGACGAATTCAGGTCGCGAACGTCGCTCTTCTGCTGACTCCCAGCGGACTCTGGATGGCTCGCTATGCAGAAACCGGTGCGGTGGCCGGTACTGGCTTTGGAGTCCTGGCACTGCTGACAGGAACCTGCGCGGTTGTCGGCTGGAAATCGGCTGTCAGCAGGCGGTTTGCCGAACACCGGCGGTGGATGACGCGATGTTTTATGCTGCTGTGTGCAGCCGTCGTGCTTCGATTGCAGGCTGGACTGGCGACCGTGACGGAGTTCGACGCTGACTGGCTGTACCCGTTTGCGGCATGGACAAGCTGGCTGGTGCCGCTACTGATCAACGAACTGATTCAAAAGTCCCCGCGACGGCCGCTGCGGTCTTGGATCAGGTGA